In Labrus bergylta chromosome 1, fLabBer1.1, whole genome shotgun sequence, one genomic interval encodes:
- the LOC109997716 gene encoding nicotinate-nucleotide pyrophosphorylase [carboxylating] — protein sequence MSPSSQSAAHTIPPHTLTRLAREWLAEDTPNFDPAGLCVGSQEVEARLLCKTPRSILAGSPFFTAVFTEVGCTVDWIHQEGAAIGPDAITLTAVVRGPARCLLLGERPALNCLARASGIATRCSQLRAIATDGVWHGEVAGTRKTTPGFRLVEKYAMLVGGVSMHRQDLSGMVMLKDNHVWASGSITQAVKAVRSVCGFSSKIEVECRSAEEGRQAAQAGADIVMLDNFVPQELHVAAFALKEDFPTLLVEASGGVTPENLASYFSPHVDIISLGCITQGCPVVDFSLKVKKP from the exons ATGTCTCCATCCTCACAATCAGCAGCACACACAATTCCACCTCACACTCTGACAAGGCTGGCTCGAGAGTGGCTGGCAGAGGACACACCAAACTTTGACCCAGCAGGATTGTGTGTGGGGTCCCAGGAAGTGGAAGCCAGGTTGCTGTGTAAAACACCACGCAGCATCCTGGCAGGGAGCCCCTTCTTCACAGCAGTGTTCACTGAGGTCGGCTGCACTGTGGACTGGATTCATCAAGAGGGAGCTGCGATTG GCCCAGATGCCATCACCCTAACCGCTGTGGTGAGAGGCCCAGCAAGGTGCCTCCTCCTGGGTGAAAGGCCCGCTCTCAACTGCCTTGCCCGGGCATCAGGGATCGCCACTCGCTGCTCTCAGCTCCGGGCAATAGCAACAGATGGAGTCTGGCATGGAGAAGTGGCTGGCACACGCAAAACCACCCCGGGCTTCCGTCTGGTGGAGAAGTATGCCATGCTGGTTGGCGGTGTGTCAATGCACAGGCAGGATCTGAGTGGAATGGTGATGCTGAAGGACAACCATGTGTGGGCATCAGGGAGCATCACACAG GCTGTGAAAGCCGTGCGGTCAGTGTGTGGCTTCAGCAGCAAGATTGAGGTGGAGTGCCGCTCTGCAGAGGAGGGCAGACAGGCGGCCCAAGCAGGAGCGGACATCGTCATGCTGGACAACTTTGTACCTCAG GAGCTCCATGTCGCAGCGTTTGCACTGAAGGAGGACTTCCCAACTTTACTGGTTGAAGCAAGTGGAGGAGTGACCCCAGAAAACTTAGCTTCTTATTTCTCCCCACACGTGGACATAATTTCCCTTGGCTGCATAACACAGGGATGCCCAGTGGTGGACTTTTCTCTCAAAGTTAAAAAGCCTTGA
- the zmp:0000001082 gene encoding integrin alpha-D — translation MHGQGRIFLLTYMVAAAIPTLLAFNMDVNDATVYSGEQKDFFGYRVLQFMSGTNKGIIVTAPLQLNGTGGICTHVVQHQTPKCFNPKEISPEKATLPVKHFGLSIAEDSTGSHFTVCSPSVVHECYGNSYLNSVCYNMTDQLQQVSSFTPAFQECTKKTVDLVFLFDGSGSMKEEEFSKNKLFIVDIMKTLSNTSIKFAAVQFSSDYRKVFDFNDYEAGTAHDKLMKEEHLNTLTNTHSALKYVLEKLFQNPGAGASKDATRVLVLITDGDPSDKDRHNIIKRYDEKNIIRFVIGVKDASLDKFTAIASEPKEKYAFKIENYDGLKGVLENFQKKVFSLEGSKVARAGNMINEMSQSGFSAVFHKDALILGSVGTDSWRGSIQEFHGESETNIKDSEMQMDSYIGYSVSVGQRSNAPLYFTGAPRFLHIGQVVLFQHNGKKWDAAQRVLGDKFGSYFGAELCSVDVNSDGDTDFLLVGAPLFYQPTEKREGHIYVYSLTDEKQLVKALDVNAPSTGRFGTTIASLADLNGDALRDVAVGAPLEDENRGVVYIYLGDRRRGMRSSFSQKIMGKNIQPGLRFFGQAIDGAMDLGDDGLPDIVVGSQGMAVVLSSRPVFNVIASLSFQPEEISTEKIDCLSNKDEIIPMVDIAACFKKVETTKSKTVSPGLNITYTLDVDPMRQTSRGFFQHDRKVRKLSFTHELGDEDTCFNFSINMTKCVVDTLSPISVKLHFSQVDSEGAKAVLNVDSKRESVVEIPFEKQCSGNDVCVAELEVDFNFTTPTLLVTEDNSFNVLIQLSNHGDDSYNTSLTMHYPVGLSFSRMTLTKWTRPTLHECLDLDVLDRTVCGVSRPVYRSHSVATFKSSFRILSDFEWNDTISMNITGNSDNTNYTRTTSLIKTIPVQYEVKLAVTVGEDSITYLNFTTDEKTAPKKLIALYKINNPGFKGFPITVSLFFPTTLEHDFEITSYRVFVPQNKTECSNVVDMKTEYCSPDKHCKMVKCDSFILEKESAVEIELLGDVQFRNLQEHAANVSFLKRYIGDGAEVKLKSFIHVDFDKQRYVLNSNKQEKSDETGLRKDKDPTVKWIEVHIELIIPPHQLQIILTGVGLGLLLLIIITLIMFKLGCFRRKTVQDYQAEDDAFEADNPTKFTPLPTSQTVDKSDQPPEEKKLVDDGEANSNSFAA, via the exons ATGCATGGGCAGGGTCGCATCTTTCTGCTCACCTACATGGTGGCTGCTG CCATCCCCACCTTGCTGGCTTTCAACATGGATGTAAATGATGCCACTGTCTATAGTGGTGAACAAAAGGATTTCTTTGGATACAGAGTGCTTCAGTTCATGTCTGGCACAAACAAAGG GATCATAGTTACTGCACCGCTGCAGCTAAATGGAACCGGGGGAATATGCACACATGTTGTTCAACACCAAACCCCCAAGTGCTTCAACCCCAAAG AAATCTCGCCGGAAAAGGCGACACTACCAGTCAAGCACTTTGGCTTGTCGATAGCTGAAGATTCAACAGGCTCCCATTTCACT gtttgcaGTCCAAGTGTCGTCCATGAATGTTATGGGAACTCCTATCTGAACAGTGTGTGTTACAATATGACAGATCAACTTCAGCAAGTCTCCTCATTCACACCGGCTTTTCAAG AATGCACAAAAAAGACAGTGGACCTAGTCTTTCTTTTCGATGGATCCGGGAGTATGAAGGAAGAAGAGTTctccaaaaataaacttttcatAGTGGATATAATGAAAACCCTTTCAAACACATCAATCAAG TTCGCAGCAGTCCAGTTCTCCTCAGACTACCGCAAAGTCTTTGACTTTAATGACTATGAAGCCGGCACTGCTCACGATAAACTTATGAAGGAAGAACATTTGAATACTCTCACCAACACCCACAGCGCCCTGAAATATGTGTT gGAAAAACTCTTCCAAAACCCAGGTGCAGGTGCCTCTAAAGATGCTACTCGAGTATTGGTGCTAATCACTGATGGAGATCCCAGTGACAAAGACAGACATAATATTATTAAAAGATACGATGAGAAAAACATCATTCGCTTTGTCATTGGG GTCAAAGATGCTAGTCTGGATAAATTCACAGCCATTGCTTCAGAACCGAAAGAGAAATATGCCTTCAAAATTGAGAACTATGACGGACTTAAAGGAGTGCTGGAAAACttccaaaaaaaggtttttagcTTGGAAg gcTCAAAGGTGGCTCGGGCGGGAAACATGATAAATGAGATGTCACAGAGTGGATTTAGCGCTGTCTTCCACAAG GACGCGTTGATTCTTGGATCAGTGGGAACTGACAGCTGGAGAGGTTCAATTCAAGAGTTTCATGGAGAAAGtgaaacaaatattaaagaTTCAGAAATGCAGATGGACTCCTACATTG GCTACTCTGTCTCTGTTGGACAGAGGAGTAACGCTCCTCTATACTTCACGGGAGCACCCAGATTTCTGCACATCGGACAGGTTGTACTTTTCCAACATAATGGAAAGAAGTGGGACGCAGCACAAAGAGTACTCGGGGACAAG tttggtTCCTACTTTGGTGCGGAGCTGTGCTCAGTGGACGTCAACTCGGACGGGGACACTGATTTCCTTCTGGTGGGAGCTCCATTGTTTTACCAGCCTACGGAGAAGAGGGAAGGCCACATCTACGTCTACTCACTGACTGATGAG AAGCAACTGGTAAAGGCACTTGATGTGAATGCACCTTCAACGGGGAGATTTGGCACCACTATAGCTAGTCTGGCAGACCTGAATGGAGATGCACTGCGGGATGTTGCTGTAGGAGCCCCCCTGGAGGACGAGAACAGGGGGGTTGTGTACATCTACCTTGGTGATAGACGCAGAGGGATGCGCAGCAGTTTCAGCCAG aaaatcATGGGTAAGAACATACAGCCTGGTCTGAGATTCTTTGGACAGGCCATCGATGGAGCCATGGACCTTGGAGATGACGGGCTCCCAGATATTGTGGTCGGATCACAGGGCATGGCTGTTGTTTTAAG CTCCAGGCCTGTCTTTAATGTCATAGCAAGTCTGTCTTTTCAACCTGAGGAGATCAGCACTGAGAAAATTGACTGCCTGAGCAACAAAGATGAAATCATACCAATGGTTGACATAGCagcctgttttaaaaaagtagaaacCACAAAGAGCAAAACAG TGAGCCCTGGACTGAACATCACGTACACGCTCGACGTGGATCCGATGAGACAAACTTCTCGGGGTTTCTTCCAACATGACAGGAAAGTCAGGAAACTGAGCTTTACCCACGAGCTGGGGGATGAAGACACCTGCTTCAACTTCTCCATCAACATGACA aaatgTGTAGTAGACACGTTATCACCCATCAGTGTCAAACTACATTTTTCACAAGTCGACAGTGAGGGTGCAAAAGCTGTCCTGAACGTGGACAGCAAAAGGGAGTCTGTTGTGGAG attcccTTTGAAAAGCAATGTAGTGGAAACGACGTCTGTGTCGCTGAACTCGAGGTGGACTTCAACTTCAC gaCCCCGACACTACTGGTGACAGAAGATAATTCCTTCAACGTGCTTATACAACTGTCTAATCATGGGGATGACTCGTACAACACAAGCCTCACAATGCATTATCCCGTAGGCCTCTCCTTCTCCAGGATGACTCTGACAAAg TGGACCAGACCAACACTTCACGAGTGTCTTGATCTGGACGTGTTGGACAGAACCGTGTGTGGTGTCAGCCGCCCTGTGTATCGCAGCCATTCAGTT GCAACGTTTAAGTCCTCTTTCCGCATCTTGTCCGACTTCGAGTGGAATGACACAATTTCAATGAACATAACAGGAAATAG TGATAACACAAACTACACCAGAACAACCTCCCTCATCAAAACTATCCCCGTACAGTATGAAGTTAAACTGGCAGTGACTGT GGGAGAAGACTCAATAACCTATCTCAACTTCACAACAGACGAAAAGACTGCGCCCAAAAAACTGATCGCACTGTACAAG ATAAATAATCCTGGCTTTAAGGGATTTCCCATCACTGTGTCCCTGTTTTTCCCAACCACACTGGAACATGACTTTGAAATTACAAGCTATCGAGTCTTTGTCCCACAG aataaaactgAATGTTCCAACGTTGTCGACATGAAAACTGAA TACTGCTCTCCTGATAAACACTGCAAAATGGTCAAGTGCGACAGTTTCATCCTGGAAAAAGAATCTGCTGTTGAAATTGAATTATTGGGAGACGTACAATTTAGGAATCTTCAAGAGCATGCAGCG AACGTCAGCTTTCTCAAGCGATACATCGGGGATGGTGCAGAGGTTAAACTGAAAAGTTTTATACACGTTGACTTCGACAAGCAAAGATATGTGCTGAACTCAAATAAACAAGAG AAGTCTGATGAAACTGGCCTGAGGAAAGACAAAGATCCAACTGTGAAATGG ATTGAAGTCCACATTGAGCTGATAATCCCTCCTCATCAACTCCAGATCATTTTAACGGGAGTAGGACTGGGACTCTTGCTTCTGATCATCATCACACTCATCATGTTTAAG TTGGGTTGCTTTAGAAGGAAAACCGTCCAAGATTATCAAGCAGAAGATGATGCTTTCGAGGCTGACAACCCTACAAAGTTCACCCCACTTCCCACCAGCCAGACCGTGGACAAATCGGACCAACCTCCAGAGGAAAAAAAGCTTGTTGATGATGGTGAGGCAAACAGCAATTCTTTTGCTGCCTGA